The Teredinibacter sp. KSP-S5-2 genomic interval TTAAAAGCTGGGTTTGAGCCGGTATAGAGTCGACGTCCTGAAGTTGTTCGTAGGTGCCGTCAGAATTCAGTTTCCAGCCTTGTGCGCCATCGTTTACGTAATATAGCAGCTCCTGAACTATACGTTGGGCCAGTTTTGAGCTTTCCAAGGGGAAGCAGGTTTCAACACGATGGTTTAAGTTGCGCTCCATCAAATCTGCACTGGCACAATAGACTTTCGATTCCGAGTTGGCGAAATAATACACTCGTGTGTGTTCAAGGAAACGTCCAACAATGGATTTGACTTTAATTGTGTCAGATACCCCGGGTATGCCTGGACGTAAGCAACACATTCCCCGTATTACCAAGTCTATTGGTACGCCAGCGCTGGACGCTTTATAGAGTGCTTGTATCACTTTGGGTTCGGTCAGACCATTACACTTTAAAATGATGTGTGCTTCTTTGCCCGCTTGGTGGGCGGCAATTTCCCCCTCAATCATTTTGAGAATCTGGCGCTTCAGGGTAAAAGGCGCATGCAAGAGCTTATTCATGCGCTCGGTCTTGCCCATACCAGTTAACTGTTGGAACAGGTGGTGGACGTCTTCCCCGACTTTTTTATCGGCGGTGAGGTAGGAGTAATCGGTGTAAAGTCGGGCATTCCCGCTGTGGTAGTTACCAGTACCAAGGTGAACATAGCGAACCAGCTTGTCTCCCTCTCGTCGAACTATGAGCATCATTTTTGAGTGTGTTTTGAAACCGACAACGCCATAAACCACGACAGCTCCTGCTTCTTGCAGTTTGCTGGCTAGCTCCAGGTTTTCTTCTTCATCAAAGCGGGCTCGGAGTTCGACAACGGCGGTAACCTCCTTACCGCTTTTGGCTGCGTCGATTAACGCTTCGACGATGGAGGAGTTGGTGCCGGTGCGATAGAGGGTTTGCTTGATTGCCAATACGCCCGGGTCTTTCGCCGCTTGCCTGAGCAGTTGGATGACTGGAGTGAAAGACTCAAAAGGATGGAGCAGCAGGAATTCCTTGCTGCTGATTGCATCAAATATATTGTCTTTACGGCTCAACCCTTTGGGGATTTGCGGGGTAAAGGGCGGATCGAGCAAATCTGGTCGGTTGACGATGGATGGAACCCGCATAAGACGTTTGAGATTTACCGGGCCGTTGACTCGATAGAGTTCGTCTTCGGTGAGGCCGACTTCTTTCAACAGAAAATCCGTTAGCTCTTTCGGACAGTTGTCAGCCACTTCCAGCCGCACAGCGGTACCAAAGCGGCGGGAATGGAGTTCACCCCGCAGTGCGCGAGCCAGGTCCGCAATCCCTTCCACGTCCACATCCAGATCGGCGTTCCGCGTAATTCGGAATTGATAACATCCTCTTACTTTCATACCCGGAAAGAGTTTGTCTGCGAAGGCGTGGATCATGGAAGAAAGGAAAATAAAGTTATGGCCTTCGCCCATTCCATCGGGCAGCTTAATGAGTCGTGGCAGGGTTCGTGGTGCCGGAACTATGGCGTAGTTTAAGTCGCGGCCGAATGCATCTTTGCCATCCAGCTCAAGAATAAAGTTCAGGCTTTTGTTAACCAACCTGGGGAACGGATGGGCTGGGTCGATGCCAATAGGGCTGACAATCGGCATCACTTCTTTTTCAATGTAAGCCTCCACCCATTCGTTGATTTCCTTGCTCCAGTGGCTGCGGCGTAAAAAGTGGATGTCCTCATCGGCCAGAGCTGGAATGAGTATGTCATTCAGAATCTCGTATTGTTGTTCGACGGTTTGATGGCAGCGCTCGCTGATTTCACGCAGAACTTCCTGAGGGTGCATACCATCTGAGCCGGTGGTTTCCCGTTCAAATTGAATACTCTGCATTAGCCCCGCAACGCGTATCTCAAAGAATTCGTCGAGATTCGAGCTGAAAATGAGCAAAAACTTGAGTCTCTCAAGAATAGGGTGTCGTTCGTCCAGAGCCTGGGCCAGAACACGTTGGTTAAATGCGAAGTTACTTAGCTCCCGGTTGATATAAAAGTCCGGGTTATCAAACTCTATATCCTGATCTTGTTGGGTTTCGGTGTCCGAATTTGTCATAAAGAAAGGGTATCTTTGCCTAGGGTATGTAAGTACGGATGCTTAACTAGTATAGTTTACCGAGTGTTACAGCTTGGCAATGGGTAAACGAGTATTTTGCCTGCTCATCTTCCTGCGCTTGTGCTGCAACTGCATTAATCAATATCAAAAACACACTTAGTCTGACATGCGATTTAATGGAAAAGTACTTGGCTTAGCGGCTTTTATATCGGCTCTGGTATGCGTGATTTATCTTGATTTATGGCATTGGCTATCGGTCGAGAGTTTGAGGGAGCGTGCGTCGGTTAATCCCTTGGAAGCATCGCTGATTTACTTTCTTTCGGTGTTGGTGGTGGCATCGTTAAGTTTGCCTGGTTCCGGCCCTCTGACGTTTATGTCGGGCGCAGTTTTCGGTTTGTGGTGGGGGACGTTATTAACCTCATTTGCCCTGGCCATAGGAGCCTGCATAGCTTTTGGTGTATCACGTTATCTTTTCCGCGACTGGGCTGAGGCAAAATTCCGGCAAACTCTGGAAAAGGTGAACGAGGGGCTGGAGGAAGACGGTGCCCGTTATCTCGTTACCTTAAGGCTCTTGCCTATGGTGCCTTATTTTGCAGTGAACAGTATTTTTGGTTTAACCCATATGCGTTTGGGCCGGTTCTATTGGCTCACCCAGTTAGGTATGATTCCGGGAGTGTTGGTCTATGTAAACGCTGGGGCCGAGTTGGGCGAAGTTGAATCTTTTACCTATTCAGAGTTGTTTACGCCCGAAATCCTCTTTGCTTTTTCTTTACTTATTGGTTTGTCGTTTTTGCCGAAGCTCTTTCCGGGACGATCGGAAACAGATGAGGTGTATAAAGAGGCTTCGGATTAGACCTCAATTCCAACAGCGCTAAGTCCTTCGGAAAGCCGGTCGATCGAGATGGGTTTTGGTAGGTAATAATTCATTCCGCAATCAAATACACGTTGTCGATGTTCCGTTTCAACATGCGCTGTCAATGCGATAATCGGAATGGGTTTTGATGCCTGATTGGATTCCCATTCACGTATTTTTTCTGTCGCTTCGAAGCCGTCCATCTCTGGCATCTCACAGTCCATAAACACCAAATCATACTTGGCATTGGGTTGAGTAATTTTATCAAAGGCCTGCTGGCCATTTTCGGCAAAATCGGGGTCTATCTCAAACTTGTTGAGCAACCCTTCAATCACCATTCGGTTAACGGCGTTGTCTTCTGCTACCAATACATTTAAATCTGCTTTCACTTGCGGCTTCACAGGTTCCGTTGGTTCGAGTGTGTTGAGCGATATACCCGATGCTTGTGCGACCAGCGTGTTCTTGATTTGCATGATAGATAACGGTCTTGGGATGATCGTCGTTACCGCCATCAGCTGTTCATGGGTCAGCGATGTGGGTCTGGAGTCGGTCAGCATTATTATCGGTGTATTTTCGTAACCTCTGATTTTGCGAATCTTGATTGCCAAGTCAATGCCGTCGATGTCGGGAAGTTCACGATTAATGAGAATAAAATCGTACCGATCATCATTTTTGTTACTTTGTTTTAATAAATCCAACCCATCTTCAGCGAAATATACCGTTCGGCACTTCAGGTTCCAGCATACGTAATGCGTACGTAGCGCCTTTTCCAAAATGCTGGAATCGTGAATGGCCAGAAGCTTTTTGTTCGATAGTGACAGGCTGGTGCTGGGAGAATCGCGTTTATCCACTTCCGGTGGTAGCGCCAAATGGGCGGTAAACCAGAATGTAGAGCCTTTGTTTTCCGTACTTTCTACGCCTATCTCACCGCCCATTAGTTCGGCTAGCTGTTTACAAATTGCCAGGCCAAGCCCGGTGCCACCGTACTTCCGTGTGGTAGTGCTGTCTGCTTGACGGAAAGCATCGAAGAGAGAGTCTTTGATTTCAGATTTAATACCGATGCCCGAGTCTTCAATTGAGAAGCGAATAACGGGTTCTTCACTGTAGTCGGTACTTAGTGAATGCGCTTCAACAAAAATGTAGCCTTCAGAAGTAAACTTAAAGGCGTTACCGATGAGGTTAACCAGCACCTGACGTAAGCGAGTTGGGTCGCCGACTAATTTTATCGGTGTGGTTGGCGTGATACTACTGATGAGCTGTATGTTTTGTTTTTTATTACTGCCGCCAAATAATTGAAGTGCATCGTTAATTAATTCTTCCAGACTGAATTCTACTTTCTCCAGATTCATGCGTCCGGCTTCGATCTTGGAGTAATCAAGAATGTCATTAATGATGGACATCAATGAGTCACTGGAGCGACGAATTACATCCAGGTAATGTTTCTGGTTATCGTTGAGGGGGGTGTCTCTGAGCATTTCCACCATGCCGACAACGCCGTTCATAGGAGTGCGGATTTCATGGCTCATGGTGGCGATAAATTTACTCTTCGCCAGGTTTGCCGCCTCAGCTTCCTTGATCATTCGCTCGGATTCCATTTTCTCCTCTTTCTCGCGAATCAAAGCGAGTTCCATTGAGCGTCTTTGGTCAAGGTCATCAATGAATTTACCCCGCATATGTTCCAGGGCGTCGACTAGTTCATCCAGTTCATCGTAATTTTTTGCGTTGTCGTGGTGACGAATAATTTCCAGACTATCACCAAGATTTTCAAGGGAAAGATTACGGGCGAAATTGGTGATTTGGGATACATGGTTAAAGAGACGTGTTTTTAGGGTAAAGATCATAAAAAACACGAGGCAGGTTACCAGGCCGCCTTCACGAAACAGGGCTTCTATCAGAACGCGTGCCAGCCCGGTGTCGAGGCTGGATTCTTCCGCATATATATGCAAAGTGAGCACGCCAACGCTGGTTGGAATTTTGAAATATTGATGGGTGGATACCGGCATGAAGCTGGACTTATCGTGCTCGCGTTCCACGGTGATATTCAGATCGCTGGTGGTGCTTAAATTCAGTAGTTGAGCGTAAATAATCTTGGGTTGTTGAATCAGGTGTCGGAGAGTGCCTTCCAGATCGCTTTTTCCCTGCTTGGCATCTTCCTGCAGCGTGGGGGTGATGATATCAACCACCAGTGCCACATGTTTGATTAAGTGCTGAGTATTGCCTCTATGATGAAAGTAGCCACGTAGAGCGGTCGACATAAAAACCGCAAACAAACCCAACCCGAGTATCGATACGGTGAGTCTTCTGGAAATGGATGACTTTCTTCTAGTTGGCTTTTCGGTCATACAAGCGGCATCTGTCGCCAGGTTATGTTTGTTATTTCTTTAGATAATACTTTGGCTTATACCAGTGTAGCAGCACAAAGGTGGTTGTGTTGTTTAAATTTGGTATAAGAAAAAGGACTTAATCCGCAATAAATTCCTGTAAAACCGTATTCAGATAGTGCCTGCCCAGCTCTGTTGCTCGAATATTAACAACGTCGCCTGAATTTGTATGAAATTCGAGCAAGCCTTTGTTAATAAGAGGCTGAATTAAGGTTTCCAGCTCGCTAAGGTTACCATGAGCCCGGCTTTGCCAATAGCTTATTGGTACGCCATTTACTAACCTGAGGCCGTTCATCATAAATTCTAAGGGTAACTGATTTGTTTCAATCTGACTTTTGATTGATAGGTTATTCGTTTCTTTACCTAAATAGTCTTTGGGCAAGCGGGTTTTCTGCGTTCTGATTATCTGATCGGGATGGCGGAAAGTGAGCTTGCCGTGGGCTCCAGCACCCACGCCGATGTAATCTCCAAATTGCCAGTAATTGATATTGTGTTGCGACTGATAACCCTTGCGCGAGTAGGCGGATATCTCATACTGCACATAATTGGCATCGGATAATTTGCTATGTCCCGCCTCCTGAATATCCACCAGGTAATCTTCCTCTGGCAGCTGTGGCGGTCGGGAATAAAATTCCGTATTGGGTTCGATGGTGAGTTGGTACCAGGAAAGGTGTTCTGGCGCTAAGGCGACTGCACACTCTATATCTTGAATAGCCAGCTCTGGTGTTTGGCCTGGCAAGCCGTGCATAAGGTCAATATTGATATTGTCTATGCCTGCTTTCCGCGCTTTTTCATAGGCGGTGTATATCTGGCTTTGATCATGAATTCTGCCAAGCGCTTTGAGTTGCTCGTTTTGAAAACTCTGTACGCCTAAAGATATTCTGTTGACCCCCGTCTTTTTTAATTCTGCAAAATCGAAATACTCTGTTGTACCTGGGTTGGTTTCCAGAGTGATTTCCGCATGGGTTTCAATACCGATATGCTTTTGAGTTGCATCGATGATTTCGCCAATGGCTTTTGGCGGAAATAAACTTGGTGTGCCGCCTCCAAAAAATATAGAACTGATTTTTCGGTTGAAAGCAAAAGCAGATTCTGTTTTTAGATCCCTGATCAGTGCGGAACAGTACTCCTCTACTGGTAGCTGTTCCGGTTTTTTATGGCTGTTAAAATCGCAATATGGGCACTTTCTAACACACCAGGGAATATGGATATACAGAGCTAAAGGCGGTAATGCCGAATCCGCCAATATTGGATTAGACATGAGTCTGTTTGTTTTGTAAAACAGCGAGGAGCTTTTGCATCGCTTTGGCTCTATGGCTGATTTTATTTTTCAGGTTTTTGTCCAGCTCTGCTGAACTGCATTTATATTCCGGTACGTAAAAAAGTGGGTCGTAGCCAAAGCCGTTTTCGCCTACTGGTGTATCCAATATTCGTCCTTCCCAGGTGCCTTGACAAATAATGGGTGTTGGATCTTTGGCGTGTTCCATATAGACCAGCACACATTGATAGCGCGCACTGCGTTCTTCTTCTGGTGTGTTGACCAGCAGTGACAGCAAACGCTGGTTGTTTTTTTCATCGGTAGCGCCTTCGCCGGAAAATCGGGCAGAGTAAATACCGGGAGCACCTTTTAATGCATCTACCTCGATGCCAGAGTCATCGGCTATTGCCGGAAGGCCAGTTGCCTCGCATGCGTGACGTGCTTTGATTATGGCGTTTTCAACAAAAGTTAAACCGATTTCGTCAGCATCGGATACTTCATATTCTGATTGCGGGCGAACATCCAGATTACAGTCTGCCAGTAAAATTTGAAATTCTTTTAATTTCCCTGGGTTGCCGCTTGCCAAGATGATTTTTTGCATGTTGCTCTCTCTAAATTATTTGTCCGCATACACTGTTTTGGTGAATTGAGTAATAAGCGGAGTCTGTGCCCCTTCTGGCTTGGTCGAAATTGTGAAGTGCATAATTTCTTTATTGCTCACTCGAATTGGAGCCAAATAGTACACAGTGTCCTTTTCATCGATGGTAATAAATTTTAAAGGCTTTTGTTGTTGCAGCATGTTTTTTACCGTGCCTTCGATTGCCACAGGCACGCCGCCAGCCTGATCACCTTTGGCAACCATGATATTGAGCAGTACTTCATTTTTACTGCGCTTCAAGTTATAGCTTTTGGCAATGTCAGGGAGAATAAATGTACTGCTAAAAATACTGTAATGAACGGTGTATTGACCGTGCTGCTGGAAGCCAGGATCAGGAGTTTGAGCGGATGCACTGTGATGCAGTAAGCCTAATGCTATCAGTAACGTTATTATTTTTTTGATCATCATTTTTTGCATACCCGGTATAAAGCGGTTTCTCCAAATAAATTGGGGTGAATATGTTGCATGAAACTGCCGAAGGATTTGGTGGCAACCACTTCCCGATTCAGTACTTGAATATCAAGTGCCGTGCATAAGTGTTCGAAATCCTTGAAGGTACAAAAGTGAATGTTCGGCGTGTTGTACCATTCGTAGGGCAGTAGATCGGAAATGGGCATTTGCCCGTG includes:
- the ppk1 gene encoding polyphosphate kinase 1, which produces MTNSDTETQQDQDIEFDNPDFYINRELSNFAFNQRVLAQALDERHPILERLKFLLIFSSNLDEFFEIRVAGLMQSIQFERETTGSDGMHPQEVLREISERCHQTVEQQYEILNDILIPALADEDIHFLRRSHWSKEINEWVEAYIEKEVMPIVSPIGIDPAHPFPRLVNKSLNFILELDGKDAFGRDLNYAIVPAPRTLPRLIKLPDGMGEGHNFIFLSSMIHAFADKLFPGMKVRGCYQFRITRNADLDVDVEGIADLARALRGELHSRRFGTAVRLEVADNCPKELTDFLLKEVGLTEDELYRVNGPVNLKRLMRVPSIVNRPDLLDPPFTPQIPKGLSRKDNIFDAISSKEFLLLHPFESFTPVIQLLRQAAKDPGVLAIKQTLYRTGTNSSIVEALIDAAKSGKEVTAVVELRARFDEEENLELASKLQEAGAVVVYGVVGFKTHSKMMLIVRREGDKLVRYVHLGTGNYHSGNARLYTDYSYLTADKKVGEDVHHLFQQLTGMGKTERMNKLLHAPFTLKRQILKMIEGEIAAHQAGKEAHIILKCNGLTEPKVIQALYKASSAGVPIDLVIRGMCCLRPGIPGVSDTIKVKSIVGRFLEHTRVYYFANSESKVYCASADLMERNLNHRVETCFPLESSKLAQRIVQELLYYVNDGAQGWKLNSDGTYEQLQDVDSIPAQTQLLTTLSS
- a CDS encoding TVP38/TMEM64 family protein codes for the protein MRFNGKVLGLAAFISALVCVIYLDLWHWLSVESLRERASVNPLEASLIYFLSVLVVASLSLPGSGPLTFMSGAVFGLWWGTLLTSFALAIGACIAFGVSRYLFRDWAEAKFRQTLEKVNEGLEEDGARYLVTLRLLPMVPYFAVNSIFGLTHMRLGRFYWLTQLGMIPGVLVYVNAGAELGEVESFTYSELFTPEILFAFSLLIGLSFLPKLFPGRSETDEVYKEASD
- a CDS encoding response regulator — encoded protein: MTEKPTRRKSSISRRLTVSILGLGLFAVFMSTALRGYFHHRGNTQHLIKHVALVVDIITPTLQEDAKQGKSDLEGTLRHLIQQPKIIYAQLLNLSTTSDLNITVEREHDKSSFMPVSTHQYFKIPTSVGVLTLHIYAEESSLDTGLARVLIEALFREGGLVTCLVFFMIFTLKTRLFNHVSQITNFARNLSLENLGDSLEIIRHHDNAKNYDELDELVDALEHMRGKFIDDLDQRRSMELALIREKEEKMESERMIKEAEAANLAKSKFIATMSHEIRTPMNGVVGMVEMLRDTPLNDNQKHYLDVIRRSSDSLMSIINDILDYSKIEAGRMNLEKVEFSLEELINDALQLFGGSNKKQNIQLISSITPTTPIKLVGDPTRLRQVLVNLIGNAFKFTSEGYIFVEAHSLSTDYSEEPVIRFSIEDSGIGIKSEIKDSLFDAFRQADSTTTRKYGGTGLGLAICKQLAELMGGEIGVESTENKGSTFWFTAHLALPPEVDKRDSPSTSLSLSNKKLLAIHDSSILEKALRTHYVCWNLKCRTVYFAEDGLDLLKQSNKNDDRYDFILINRELPDIDGIDLAIKIRKIRGYENTPIIMLTDSRPTSLTHEQLMAVTTIIPRPLSIMQIKNTLVAQASGISLNTLEPTEPVKPQVKADLNVLVAEDNAVNRMVIEGLLNKFEIDPDFAENGQQAFDKITQPNAKYDLVFMDCEMPEMDGFEATEKIREWESNQASKPIPIIALTAHVETEHRQRVFDCGMNYYLPKPISIDRLSEGLSAVGIEV
- the hemW gene encoding radical SAM family heme chaperone HemW codes for the protein MSNPILADSALPPLALYIHIPWCVRKCPYCDFNSHKKPEQLPVEEYCSALIRDLKTESAFAFNRKISSIFFGGGTPSLFPPKAIGEIIDATQKHIGIETHAEITLETNPGTTEYFDFAELKKTGVNRISLGVQSFQNEQLKALGRIHDQSQIYTAYEKARKAGIDNINIDLMHGLPGQTPELAIQDIECAVALAPEHLSWYQLTIEPNTEFYSRPPQLPEEDYLVDIQEAGHSKLSDANYVQYEISAYSRKGYQSQHNINYWQFGDYIGVGAGAHGKLTFRHPDQIIRTQKTRLPKDYLGKETNNLSIKSQIETNQLPLEFMMNGLRLVNGVPISYWQSRAHGNLSELETLIQPLINKGLLEFHTNSGDVVNIRATELGRHYLNTVLQEFIAD
- the rdgB gene encoding RdgB/HAM1 family non-canonical purine NTP pyrophosphatase, which produces MQKIILASGNPGKLKEFQILLADCNLDVRPQSEYEVSDADEIGLTFVENAIIKARHACEATGLPAIADDSGIEVDALKGAPGIYSARFSGEGATDEKNNQRLLSLLVNTPEEERSARYQCVLVYMEHAKDPTPIICQGTWEGRILDTPVGENGFGYDPLFYVPEYKCSSAELDKNLKNKISHRAKAMQKLLAVLQNKQTHV
- a CDS encoding DUF4426 domain-containing protein; this encodes MMIKKIITLLIALGLLHHSASAQTPDPGFQQHGQYTVHYSIFSSTFILPDIAKSYNLKRSKNEVLLNIMVAKGDQAGGVPVAIEGTVKNMLQQQKPLKFITIDEKDTVYYLAPIRVSNKEIMHFTISTKPEGAQTPLITQFTKTVYADK